The following are from one region of the Nicotiana tabacum cultivar K326 chromosome 3, ASM71507v2, whole genome shotgun sequence genome:
- the LOC107814576 gene encoding uncharacterized protein LOC107814576 isoform X3, which translates to MKYGANMRDLVSLEVPSGALWKVKLQNSNGMAWLKEGWDQFKEYYSIGCGYFLLFQYNGNSHFSVSIFDLSASEIEYPSGPSEDMTPENFVKIVGDASHIKKEVGPETNNNACDDIVDDLLRKKTAKVTKVADHSYPRRQRSGVPEWQDPIRVNLEKPDVEEDLYCATDKEKRKEIKKEKLEKQNMEKNLYHAADKGKEHCKEVLDPPASKMTNTSRCNKRKYSTSLEAPHCRHPLRSKSKPVEVVKLDQSKTEGTMHCVKPKNTVVADSSHSGRQKTAAPISCPETIEPKTKPEKVNLEEDFHCAAPKARRGETNMEKLEKQVVQQNVYAEAYKFKEHCNEVPVVDSSASKMTTTNQQSEKKTTINLDASCCRYPLRSKQLKEVKLEKRDTEEDLFCAAQKAKKTETNRVKLDKGDAEEHCNEVPVVDPSAPKMTTTNQHTEKKTATSLDASHCRYPLRSKQLKDVMIEKRDLKEHCNEVSVVDLSASKMITTNRHTEKKTATSLDASWCRYPLRSKQLKDVKIEKRDVEEHCNEVSVVDLSASKMTTTNRYTEKKTATSLDASWCRYPLRSKQLKDVKIEKRDVEEHCNKLPVMDPSASEMTTTNQHSGKKTATSLDVSRCRYPLRSKQLKEVKLEQWGGEKNMHNLKPKNKVVADSPYCERQNSGLPASSPSFHPEKKEPIRVKLEKPDVEEDLFCAAQKAKMKVINNVKLEIGDVEGNLNSAAYKVKASEMTNTWQEKGYTLIDAQCSKLGNPYFIVSMQPTHVSRNFLLNIPGNFFRRYFKEEEAFVILRASDGRTWRARCSFQSNCARIHSPGWREFALDNGLKVHDTCVFELMEGIELVLNITIFRADSCFLKDNLPLCGQGRDSVTVL; encoded by the exons ATGAAGTATGGGGCCAACATGCGAGATCTTGTGTCCCTTGAGGTCCCAAGTGGTGCGCTATGGAAAGTAAAATTGCAAAACTCTAATGGCATGGCATGGCTGAAGGAGGGTTGGGACCAGTTCAAGGAGTACTATTCAATTGGTTGTGGTTACTTTTTACTCTTTCAATATAATGGAAACTCTCATTTCTCTGTCTCCATATTTGATTTAAGTGCTTCCGAGATTGAATATCCTTCTGGCCCAAGTGAAGATATGACACCAGAGAATTTTGTAAAGATAGTGGGTGATGCTAGTCATATAAAGAAGGAAGTTGGGCCTGAGACAAACAATAATGCATGTGATGACATCGTGGACGATCTTCTTAGAAAGAAGACTGCAAAAGTTACAAAAGTAGCAGATCATTCATATCCAAGAAGACAAAGGTCTGGTGTTCCAGAATGGCAGGATCCTATCAGGGTAAACCTTGAGAAACCAGACGTGGAGGAGGATTTGTATTGTGCAACagataaagaaaaaaggaaggaGATTAAGAAGGAGaaacttgaaaaacaaaacatGGAGAAGAATTTGTACCATGCAGCAGATAAAGGAAAAG AGCACTGCAAAGAAGTACTAGATCCCCCAGCCTCTAAGATGACAAATACTAGCAGatgcaataaaaggaaatattCTACGAGTTTGGAAGCACCACATTGTAGGCATCCTCTACGAAGTAAAAGTAAACCGGTGGAAGTGGTGAAGCTTGACCAATCAAAAACAGAAGGGACTATGCACTGTGTAAAACCAAAGAACACAGTAGTTGCAGATTCTTCACATTCTGGAAGACAAAAAACTGCCGCTCCAATATCCTGTCCAGAAACAATAGAGCCTAAGACAAAGCCTGAAAAAGTGAACTTGGAAGAGGATTTCCATTGTGCAGCACCAAAAGCAAGAAGGGGGGAGACTAACATGGAGAAACTTGAAAAGCAAGTTGTGCAACAGAATGTGTATGCTGAAGCATATAAATTTAAAG AGCACTGCAATGAAGTACCAGTAGTGGATTCCTCAGCATCTAAGATGACAACCACTAATCAACAAAGTGAAAAGAAAACTACTATCAATTTGGATGCGTCATGTTGTAGGTATCCACTGCGAAGTAAGCAACTGAAAGAGGTAAAGCTTGAAAAACGAGACACGGAAGAGGACTTGTTTTGTGCAGCACAAAAAGCAAAAAAGACAGAGACTAACAGAGTGAAGCTTGACAAAGGAGATGCTGAAG AGCACTGCAATGAAGTACCAGTGGTGGATCCCTCAGCACCTAAGATGACAACCACTAATCAACATACTGAAAAGAAAACTGCTACCAGTTTGGATGCTTCGCATTGTAGATATCCACTGCGAAGTAAGCAACTGAAAGATGTGATGATtgaaaaaagagatttgaaag AGCACTGCAATGAAGTATCAGTGGTGGATCTCTCAGCATCTAAGATGATTACCACTAATCGACATACTGAAAAGAAAACTGCTACCAGTTTGGATGCATCATGGTGTAGGTATCCACTGCGAAGTAAGCAACTGAAAGATGTGAAGATTGAAAAAAGAGATGTGGAAG AGCACTGCAATGAAGTATCAGTGGTGGATCTCTCAGCATCTAAGATGACAACCACTAATCGATATACTGAAAAGAAAACTGCTACCAGTTTGGATGCATCATGGTGTAGGTATCCACTGCGAAGTAAGCAACTGAAAGATGTGAAGATTGAAAAAAGAGATGTGGAAG AGCACTGCAACAAATTACCAGTAATGGATCCCTCAGCATCTGAGATGACAACCACAAATCAACATAGTGGAAAGAAAACTGCTACCAGTTTGGATGTGTCACGTTGTAGGTATCCACTACGAAGTAAGCAACTGAAAGAGGTCAAGCTTGAACAATGGGGAGGAGAGAAGAATATGCATAATCTAAAGCCAAAAAATAAAGTAGTCGCAGATTCTCCATATTGTGAAAGGCAAAATTCTGGCCTTCCAGCATCCTCTCCAAGTTTTCACCCAGAAAAAAAGGAGCCTATCAGGGTGAAGCTTGAAAAGCCAGACGTGGAAGAGGATTTGTTTTGTGCAGCTCAAAAAGCAAAAATGAAGGTGATTAACAATGTGAAACTTGAAATAGGAGACGTGGAAGGTAATTTGAATAGTGCAGCTTATAAAGTAAAAG CTTCTGAGATGACAAATACTTGGCAAGAAAAAGGCTATACCCTCATAGATGCACAATGTTCCAAATTGGGGAATCCATACTTCATTGTTTCTATGCAGCCGACTCATGTCTCAAGAAATTTCCTCTTG aataTACCTGGTAACTTCTTCAGGAGATATTTCAAAGAGGAGGAAGCCTTTGTCATTCTGCGAGCTTCTGATGGGAGAACTTGGCGTGCAAGGTGCTCTTTCCAATCAAATTGTGCGAGGATCCACTCACCAGGTTGGAGAGAATTTGCACTAGACAACGGTTTAAAAGTGCATGACACTTGTGTCTTTGAGCTGATGGAAGGTATCGAGCTAGTGTTAAATATAACAATTTTCCGAGCTGACTCCTGTTTCCTGAAAGACAATCTCCCACTTTGCGGGCAAGGTAGGGATAGTGTCACTGTACTTTAG
- the LOC107814576 gene encoding uncharacterized protein LOC107814576 isoform X1 codes for MVKRRRQAVNVAEITPQFFKIILFPHASKLHIPDEFVMKYGANMRDLVSLEVPSGALWKVKLQNSNGMAWLKEGWDQFKEYYSIGCGYFLLFQYNGNSHFSVSIFDLSASEIEYPSGPSEDMTPENFVKIVGDASHIKKEVGPETNNNACDDIVDDLLRKKTAKVTKVADHSYPRRQRSGVPEWQDPIRVNLEKPDVEEDLYCATDKEKRKEIKKEKLEKQNMEKNLYHAADKGKAEHCKEVLDPPASKMTNTSRCNKRKYSTSLEAPHCRHPLRSKSKPVEVVKLDQSKTEGTMHCVKPKNTVVADSSHSGRQKTAAPISCPETIEPKTKPEKVNLEEDFHCAAPKARRGETNMEKLEKQVVQQNVYAEAYKFKEHCNEVPVVDSSASKMTTTNQQSEKKTTINLDASCCRYPLRSKQLKEVKLEKRDTEEDLFCAAQKAKKTETNRVKLDKGDAEEHCNEVPVVDPSAPKMTTTNQHTEKKTATSLDASHCRYPLRSKQLKDVMIEKRDLKEHCNEVSVVDLSASKMITTNRHTEKKTATSLDASWCRYPLRSKQLKDVKIEKRDVEEHCNEVSVVDLSASKMTTTNRYTEKKTATSLDASWCRYPLRSKQLKDVKIEKRDVEEHCNKLPVMDPSASEMTTTNQHSGKKTATSLDVSRCRYPLRSKQLKEVKLEQWGGEKNMHNLKPKNKVVADSPYCERQNSGLPASSPSFHPEKKEPIRVKLEKPDVEEDLFCAAQKAKMKVINNVKLEIGDVEGNLNSAAYKVKASEMTNTWQEKGYTLIDAQCSKLGNPYFIVSMQPTHVSRNFLLNIPGNFFRRYFKEEEAFVILRASDGRTWRARCSFQSNCARIHSPGWREFALDNGLKVHDTCVFELMEGIELVLNITIFRADSCFLKDNLPLCGQGRDSVTVL; via the exons ATGGTAAAGAGACGGCGACAAGCGGTGAATGTGGCGGAGATAACCCCTCAGTTCTTCAAGATTATTCTCTTTCCTCATGCCTCTAAATTA CACATTCCAGATGAATTTGTAATGAAGTATGGGGCCAACATGCGAGATCTTGTGTCCCTTGAGGTCCCAAGTGGTGCGCTATGGAAAGTAAAATTGCAAAACTCTAATGGCATGGCATGGCTGAAGGAGGGTTGGGACCAGTTCAAGGAGTACTATTCAATTGGTTGTGGTTACTTTTTACTCTTTCAATATAATGGAAACTCTCATTTCTCTGTCTCCATATTTGATTTAAGTGCTTCCGAGATTGAATATCCTTCTGGCCCAAGTGAAGATATGACACCAGAGAATTTTGTAAAGATAGTGGGTGATGCTAGTCATATAAAGAAGGAAGTTGGGCCTGAGACAAACAATAATGCATGTGATGACATCGTGGACGATCTTCTTAGAAAGAAGACTGCAAAAGTTACAAAAGTAGCAGATCATTCATATCCAAGAAGACAAAGGTCTGGTGTTCCAGAATGGCAGGATCCTATCAGGGTAAACCTTGAGAAACCAGACGTGGAGGAGGATTTGTATTGTGCAACagataaagaaaaaaggaaggaGATTAAGAAGGAGaaacttgaaaaacaaaacatGGAGAAGAATTTGTACCATGCAGCAGATAAAGGAAAAG CAGAGCACTGCAAAGAAGTACTAGATCCCCCAGCCTCTAAGATGACAAATACTAGCAGatgcaataaaaggaaatattCTACGAGTTTGGAAGCACCACATTGTAGGCATCCTCTACGAAGTAAAAGTAAACCGGTGGAAGTGGTGAAGCTTGACCAATCAAAAACAGAAGGGACTATGCACTGTGTAAAACCAAAGAACACAGTAGTTGCAGATTCTTCACATTCTGGAAGACAAAAAACTGCCGCTCCAATATCCTGTCCAGAAACAATAGAGCCTAAGACAAAGCCTGAAAAAGTGAACTTGGAAGAGGATTTCCATTGTGCAGCACCAAAAGCAAGAAGGGGGGAGACTAACATGGAGAAACTTGAAAAGCAAGTTGTGCAACAGAATGTGTATGCTGAAGCATATAAATTTAAAG AGCACTGCAATGAAGTACCAGTAGTGGATTCCTCAGCATCTAAGATGACAACCACTAATCAACAAAGTGAAAAGAAAACTACTATCAATTTGGATGCGTCATGTTGTAGGTATCCACTGCGAAGTAAGCAACTGAAAGAGGTAAAGCTTGAAAAACGAGACACGGAAGAGGACTTGTTTTGTGCAGCACAAAAAGCAAAAAAGACAGAGACTAACAGAGTGAAGCTTGACAAAGGAGATGCTGAAG AGCACTGCAATGAAGTACCAGTGGTGGATCCCTCAGCACCTAAGATGACAACCACTAATCAACATACTGAAAAGAAAACTGCTACCAGTTTGGATGCTTCGCATTGTAGATATCCACTGCGAAGTAAGCAACTGAAAGATGTGATGATtgaaaaaagagatttgaaag AGCACTGCAATGAAGTATCAGTGGTGGATCTCTCAGCATCTAAGATGATTACCACTAATCGACATACTGAAAAGAAAACTGCTACCAGTTTGGATGCATCATGGTGTAGGTATCCACTGCGAAGTAAGCAACTGAAAGATGTGAAGATTGAAAAAAGAGATGTGGAAG AGCACTGCAATGAAGTATCAGTGGTGGATCTCTCAGCATCTAAGATGACAACCACTAATCGATATACTGAAAAGAAAACTGCTACCAGTTTGGATGCATCATGGTGTAGGTATCCACTGCGAAGTAAGCAACTGAAAGATGTGAAGATTGAAAAAAGAGATGTGGAAG AGCACTGCAACAAATTACCAGTAATGGATCCCTCAGCATCTGAGATGACAACCACAAATCAACATAGTGGAAAGAAAACTGCTACCAGTTTGGATGTGTCACGTTGTAGGTATCCACTACGAAGTAAGCAACTGAAAGAGGTCAAGCTTGAACAATGGGGAGGAGAGAAGAATATGCATAATCTAAAGCCAAAAAATAAAGTAGTCGCAGATTCTCCATATTGTGAAAGGCAAAATTCTGGCCTTCCAGCATCCTCTCCAAGTTTTCACCCAGAAAAAAAGGAGCCTATCAGGGTGAAGCTTGAAAAGCCAGACGTGGAAGAGGATTTGTTTTGTGCAGCTCAAAAAGCAAAAATGAAGGTGATTAACAATGTGAAACTTGAAATAGGAGACGTGGAAGGTAATTTGAATAGTGCAGCTTATAAAGTAAAAG CTTCTGAGATGACAAATACTTGGCAAGAAAAAGGCTATACCCTCATAGATGCACAATGTTCCAAATTGGGGAATCCATACTTCATTGTTTCTATGCAGCCGACTCATGTCTCAAGAAATTTCCTCTTG aataTACCTGGTAACTTCTTCAGGAGATATTTCAAAGAGGAGGAAGCCTTTGTCATTCTGCGAGCTTCTGATGGGAGAACTTGGCGTGCAAGGTGCTCTTTCCAATCAAATTGTGCGAGGATCCACTCACCAGGTTGGAGAGAATTTGCACTAGACAACGGTTTAAAAGTGCATGACACTTGTGTCTTTGAGCTGATGGAAGGTATCGAGCTAGTGTTAAATATAACAATTTTCCGAGCTGACTCCTGTTTCCTGAAAGACAATCTCCCACTTTGCGGGCAAGGTAGGGATAGTGTCACTGTACTTTAG
- the LOC107814576 gene encoding uncharacterized protein LOC107814576 isoform X2, whose protein sequence is MVKRRRQAVNVAEITPQFFKIILFPHASKLHIPDEFVMKYGANMRDLVSLEVPSGALWKVKLQNSNGMAWLKEGWDQFKEYYSIGCGYFLLFQYNGNSHFSVSIFDLSASEIEYPSGPSEDMTPENFVKIVGDASHIKKEVGPETNNNACDDIVDDLLRKKTAKVTKVADHSYPRRQRSGVPEWQDPIRVNLEKPDVEEDLYCATDKEKRKEIKKEKLEKQNMEKNLYHAADKGKEHCKEVLDPPASKMTNTSRCNKRKYSTSLEAPHCRHPLRSKSKPVEVVKLDQSKTEGTMHCVKPKNTVVADSSHSGRQKTAAPISCPETIEPKTKPEKVNLEEDFHCAAPKARRGETNMEKLEKQVVQQNVYAEAYKFKEHCNEVPVVDSSASKMTTTNQQSEKKTTINLDASCCRYPLRSKQLKEVKLEKRDTEEDLFCAAQKAKKTETNRVKLDKGDAEEHCNEVPVVDPSAPKMTTTNQHTEKKTATSLDASHCRYPLRSKQLKDVMIEKRDLKEHCNEVSVVDLSASKMITTNRHTEKKTATSLDASWCRYPLRSKQLKDVKIEKRDVEEHCNEVSVVDLSASKMTTTNRYTEKKTATSLDASWCRYPLRSKQLKDVKIEKRDVEEHCNKLPVMDPSASEMTTTNQHSGKKTATSLDVSRCRYPLRSKQLKEVKLEQWGGEKNMHNLKPKNKVVADSPYCERQNSGLPASSPSFHPEKKEPIRVKLEKPDVEEDLFCAAQKAKMKVINNVKLEIGDVEGNLNSAAYKVKASEMTNTWQEKGYTLIDAQCSKLGNPYFIVSMQPTHVSRNFLLNIPGNFFRRYFKEEEAFVILRASDGRTWRARCSFQSNCARIHSPGWREFALDNGLKVHDTCVFELMEGIELVLNITIFRADSCFLKDNLPLCGQGRDSVTVL, encoded by the exons ATGGTAAAGAGACGGCGACAAGCGGTGAATGTGGCGGAGATAACCCCTCAGTTCTTCAAGATTATTCTCTTTCCTCATGCCTCTAAATTA CACATTCCAGATGAATTTGTAATGAAGTATGGGGCCAACATGCGAGATCTTGTGTCCCTTGAGGTCCCAAGTGGTGCGCTATGGAAAGTAAAATTGCAAAACTCTAATGGCATGGCATGGCTGAAGGAGGGTTGGGACCAGTTCAAGGAGTACTATTCAATTGGTTGTGGTTACTTTTTACTCTTTCAATATAATGGAAACTCTCATTTCTCTGTCTCCATATTTGATTTAAGTGCTTCCGAGATTGAATATCCTTCTGGCCCAAGTGAAGATATGACACCAGAGAATTTTGTAAAGATAGTGGGTGATGCTAGTCATATAAAGAAGGAAGTTGGGCCTGAGACAAACAATAATGCATGTGATGACATCGTGGACGATCTTCTTAGAAAGAAGACTGCAAAAGTTACAAAAGTAGCAGATCATTCATATCCAAGAAGACAAAGGTCTGGTGTTCCAGAATGGCAGGATCCTATCAGGGTAAACCTTGAGAAACCAGACGTGGAGGAGGATTTGTATTGTGCAACagataaagaaaaaaggaaggaGATTAAGAAGGAGaaacttgaaaaacaaaacatGGAGAAGAATTTGTACCATGCAGCAGATAAAGGAAAAG AGCACTGCAAAGAAGTACTAGATCCCCCAGCCTCTAAGATGACAAATACTAGCAGatgcaataaaaggaaatattCTACGAGTTTGGAAGCACCACATTGTAGGCATCCTCTACGAAGTAAAAGTAAACCGGTGGAAGTGGTGAAGCTTGACCAATCAAAAACAGAAGGGACTATGCACTGTGTAAAACCAAAGAACACAGTAGTTGCAGATTCTTCACATTCTGGAAGACAAAAAACTGCCGCTCCAATATCCTGTCCAGAAACAATAGAGCCTAAGACAAAGCCTGAAAAAGTGAACTTGGAAGAGGATTTCCATTGTGCAGCACCAAAAGCAAGAAGGGGGGAGACTAACATGGAGAAACTTGAAAAGCAAGTTGTGCAACAGAATGTGTATGCTGAAGCATATAAATTTAAAG AGCACTGCAATGAAGTACCAGTAGTGGATTCCTCAGCATCTAAGATGACAACCACTAATCAACAAAGTGAAAAGAAAACTACTATCAATTTGGATGCGTCATGTTGTAGGTATCCACTGCGAAGTAAGCAACTGAAAGAGGTAAAGCTTGAAAAACGAGACACGGAAGAGGACTTGTTTTGTGCAGCACAAAAAGCAAAAAAGACAGAGACTAACAGAGTGAAGCTTGACAAAGGAGATGCTGAAG AGCACTGCAATGAAGTACCAGTGGTGGATCCCTCAGCACCTAAGATGACAACCACTAATCAACATACTGAAAAGAAAACTGCTACCAGTTTGGATGCTTCGCATTGTAGATATCCACTGCGAAGTAAGCAACTGAAAGATGTGATGATtgaaaaaagagatttgaaag AGCACTGCAATGAAGTATCAGTGGTGGATCTCTCAGCATCTAAGATGATTACCACTAATCGACATACTGAAAAGAAAACTGCTACCAGTTTGGATGCATCATGGTGTAGGTATCCACTGCGAAGTAAGCAACTGAAAGATGTGAAGATTGAAAAAAGAGATGTGGAAG AGCACTGCAATGAAGTATCAGTGGTGGATCTCTCAGCATCTAAGATGACAACCACTAATCGATATACTGAAAAGAAAACTGCTACCAGTTTGGATGCATCATGGTGTAGGTATCCACTGCGAAGTAAGCAACTGAAAGATGTGAAGATTGAAAAAAGAGATGTGGAAG AGCACTGCAACAAATTACCAGTAATGGATCCCTCAGCATCTGAGATGACAACCACAAATCAACATAGTGGAAAGAAAACTGCTACCAGTTTGGATGTGTCACGTTGTAGGTATCCACTACGAAGTAAGCAACTGAAAGAGGTCAAGCTTGAACAATGGGGAGGAGAGAAGAATATGCATAATCTAAAGCCAAAAAATAAAGTAGTCGCAGATTCTCCATATTGTGAAAGGCAAAATTCTGGCCTTCCAGCATCCTCTCCAAGTTTTCACCCAGAAAAAAAGGAGCCTATCAGGGTGAAGCTTGAAAAGCCAGACGTGGAAGAGGATTTGTTTTGTGCAGCTCAAAAAGCAAAAATGAAGGTGATTAACAATGTGAAACTTGAAATAGGAGACGTGGAAGGTAATTTGAATAGTGCAGCTTATAAAGTAAAAG CTTCTGAGATGACAAATACTTGGCAAGAAAAAGGCTATACCCTCATAGATGCACAATGTTCCAAATTGGGGAATCCATACTTCATTGTTTCTATGCAGCCGACTCATGTCTCAAGAAATTTCCTCTTG aataTACCTGGTAACTTCTTCAGGAGATATTTCAAAGAGGAGGAAGCCTTTGTCATTCTGCGAGCTTCTGATGGGAGAACTTGGCGTGCAAGGTGCTCTTTCCAATCAAATTGTGCGAGGATCCACTCACCAGGTTGGAGAGAATTTGCACTAGACAACGGTTTAAAAGTGCATGACACTTGTGTCTTTGAGCTGATGGAAGGTATCGAGCTAGTGTTAAATATAACAATTTTCCGAGCTGACTCCTGTTTCCTGAAAGACAATCTCCCACTTTGCGGGCAAGGTAGGGATAGTGTCACTGTACTTTAG
- the LOC107814575 gene encoding protein WHAT'S THIS FACTOR 9, mitochondrial, which produces MLRRVEEGCIVSILNYHQKRTLVNVKLKWVKDSVLDSVVAGGRELKAGSTLVSIIASQSSSGLPIYHLTTKRGQLGLPHELKVSTFLRRYPNIFEEFSCCDSAGTPVPWFKLTPETLEFHHEEVTVLCECSTDIVSRLRKLLMMTKERMLPLQTVDQLKWDLGLPHDCGSSLVIKHPELFNLVDLPDGRVGLKLLAWDHKLAVSHLEANSTRGNGTLMFPIGFTRGFGLKRKCMEWLEEWQKLPYTSPYVDASHLDPRTDVSEKRIVGVFHELLHLTLQKKIERRNVSNLRKPFALPQKFTKVFERHPGIFYISMKGDTQTVVLREAYNRNQLIEKHPLVHIREKFANMMKQGFLDRSRGLYRDTNQGAEEESLTSSFVG; this is translated from the coding sequence ATGCTGAGGAGGGTAGAAGAAGGTTGCATTGTCTCGATATTGAATTACCATCAGAAGCGTACTCTTGTGAATGTAAAGCTAAAATGGGTTAAAGATAGTGTCTTGGACAGTGTAGTAGCTGGAGGCAGAGAACTGAAGGCGGGATCTACACTAGTTTCCATCATTGCCTCACAATCCAGTTCTGGTCTTCCTATTTACCATCTCACAACCAAGCGTGGGCAGCTTGGGCTCCCTCATGAATTGAAAGTCTCCACTTTCCTTAGGCGATACCCAAATATTTTTGAGGAATTTTCTTGTTGTGATAGTGCTGGCACTCCTGTTCCGTGGTTCAAATTAACTCCTGAAACCCTAGAGTTTCATCATGAAGAAGTTACTGTTCTCTGCGAGTGCAGCACGGATATTGTTAGTAGGCTGAGAAAGCTTTTGATGATGACCAAGGAGAGGATGCTTCCTCTTCAGACAGTTGATCAACTAAAATGGGATTTAGGCTTGCCACATGATTGTGGTAGTTCATTGGTTATAAAACACCCTGAGCTGTTTAATTTGGTGGACCTTCCCGATGGTCGTGTTGGTCTTAAGCTTTTAGCATGGGATCACAAATTAGCTGTTTCCCATTTGGAGGCAAATTCTACAAGGGGAAATGGGACCTTGATGTTTCCTATTGGATTCACCCGGGGTTTCGGGTTAAAGAGAAAATGCATGGAATGGTTGGAGGAATGGCAAAAGCTGCCTTATACTTCTCCTTATGTGGATGCCTCTCATTTGGACCCAAGGACAGATGTGTCAGAGAAGAGGATTGTTGGAGTGTTTCATGAGCTTTTGCACCTCACCTTACAAAAGAAAATAGAGAGGAGAAACGTTAGCAATCTCCGCAAGCCATTTGCATTGCCTCAGAAGTTCACAAAGGTCTTTGAGCGGCATCCTGGGATTTTTTACATTTCTATGAAGGGTGACACTCAGACTGTCGTCCTTAGAGAGGCTTATAATCGCAATCAACTGATTGAGAAGCATCCCCTTGTTCACATAAGGGAGAAATTTGCGAACATGATGAAGCAAGGTTTTCTAGATCGTAGTAGGGGGTTATATAGAGATACTAACCAAGGTGCAGAAGAGGAGTCACTGACAAGTAGTTTTGTTGGTTAA